The following nucleotide sequence is from Roseiconus lacunae.
TTTTGGCTTTTACTCCGCAACATTGAAGCGTTTCGATACATCAGTACGTATTATCAACGTCCATTTGACGCCATTCCAGATGAAACGTGGCGGCAGTGTTCGTGACGCAATGACCGCACTTTCTTCGACTGAAGACAAGCACGCCATCGAGATCGATGCAATTGTCGACGCAATCGATTGTCAGCGTCCGACGATTGTTGTTGGTGACTTTAATAGCATCTCTACTTTCAGGGCACCAAAGCGGCTCGCTGAACTTGGATTGATTGATGCGTACGCTTCGGTGCATGACGACGCGGATAGCCACCCAACTTGGAACTGGCCGACACGTCCGTTGCCTCTTGCACTCCGAATCGACCACATTTTCCACACGCAACACTTCACGACGACAGACGCCGAGATTGTCCGTCGAGTTGGGTCTGACCATTTCCTCGTGGTTGCCACACTCGAATTCGGCGAACCAGACGATACACGTGAGTCGCCGCGTTGAGTTTATTGAAGTGGTGAGTCGTTCGCGGCGACCACGTGATCGTTATCGTTCGTCGTGCTACTTCACGTTCGTTGGTTCATTCACCTTCGAGTGCGGATCAGTTCCGACGCCTGTCGTTGTGGCTGGACTTGGGCCCATTGCTTGTTGACCCAACCTCTGTTTCCTAGTGATCGCTCTTGATGTCACGGTTTGATCGATCATCGTCTCTAATCGGACGATGGCTTGGTGATTCGCAACGCAAGTTACTTTCGCCGTACCGAAAGACTCACGTAGGGGCCCATTAATTGGCAACGGAACATCATTCGCCTATTGATCGCATCTGATGTCGCGGTTTGGCTGTTGCTCCTGGCTCAACCTACTGATTCACATACTGGCCCATCCAATACCGACGATACCTCTGTCGTTCGTTGATCGCTCTTGATGTTACGGTTTGATGTCGGAATTCTGACTGATGTTGACGCTCCGGTCATTCTGGAATTGCTACAATGATTTTGCGCCGTCCAACTTTCAGCCAGCGGCAACCGTAGGCATGACGAACCATGTGATGAACGGGAGTTGCGGCGCAGTTGATTGCTGGGTTCACGATGCTTGGCCGCAACCCCGTTATCACCACCGTTCGCCGATCGGAGGTGATACCGTCACTGCGCCTGTAACGCTAGACGATCTATTTCTTGTCCGCCTCGAATGACTCGCACGATGTCAATCGTCTCGTTGGTGATCAAATAGAGAACA
It contains:
- a CDS encoding endonuclease/exonuclease/phosphatase family protein translates to FGFYSATLKRFDTSVRIINVHLTPFQMKRGGSVRDAMTALSSTEDKHAIEIDAIVDAIDCQRPTIVVGDFNSISTFRAPKRLAELGLIDAYASVHDDADSHPTWNWPTRPLPLALRIDHIFHTQHFTTTDAEIVRRVGSDHFLVVATLEFGEPDDTRESPR